Part of the Zygotorulaspora mrakii chromosome 2, complete sequence genome, CGAgacaaaaatcaaatagaAATAGTCATCAAAGCGCTCGTGAATTTGATAGACGCATAATTGAGCCTCCTTCCGTTGAGTATAAGCTTGGTTAACGTACGATACTCAAATGCAGGTGCTTAGCAAAAAACGTCATGTGGCTAGTGCCGCTGGAAAGTCAAGGCGACGGGGAACGACATCACGATATCACGAAGTGCTTCTGACGCAAATGCAGATCAACGTGAATCGAAAGTGTTACGAATGCAAACATTCGACCATTGATGCAAAGATGTGATTCATTAGTGACTATGAGAAACTTTCATGGAAAACTTGGTCTCCTTAAGATTGACAAGAATATCCCTTGGTAATTACCCGTTGCACAATGGTTCGAGCAGTCCAGCACACATGTTCGGGACTGCCCACAACCCGGCGATTTACGTCGTTCTTCATCTATTGAAGtagcaatttcaaaagcctCAACTTAGTCAAGCCTGTCCTATTCCTTGGTCTCCTTTCTGTTTTATGACCAATAAATATGGCAAGGAAAATTGGTGAATCTTTTGAGGAATTCCAGTCAGTGGTAAAGCTCTGATACAGGTAGATTTCCCGCATAATCGCCAGCTGTTCAGCGGCTGTTAATGGAACTCGATTTTATTCGCGGCTAAAAGTGCAAAGTCAGAGAAAGGATCACTTAAAGGTCGTTTAGTGTTGGCTGCAATCTGAAGTTATGTGATATCTGCGATACCGGTTAGCACATCATACATTTTCGAGATTTTGTGGAGGTTCGGTTTTTGTGGTTGGTTTTACATCTCCGATGTGGTGCCGAAGCGTCGCCATCATTTTGTGACAACTATAAATATGGCGCAGCACAATATATTACCATGACTTAATCTCCAGCAGCTGTGAAGAATTGCGATTTGATCTCAACGTCCCTCATGGATCATCCAGAGAATCTTTCGGAGCTGCCCCAGGAGAAACACGACTCACCTTCAAATGATACATTCCACGTAAGGTTGATTTTTTACGCTACTCGAATTACACTGATACCACAAGTACTTATGGTTATTGTTTTCATATACCTAGTCCTATCtgtttttcctttcatCAGATTTTTTGTTAATGACGAGGAACTTCTCATACATTCGAATAAGCCACAACAATAGTATTTTACGTCGCCGCACAGATTAATATCAATAAAATGGAGATGTCACTCataatattgaagaaaagcaCGAGCAAGAGTACGTCGTAGAAAAATCGGCAAATGAGTAATTCAGCTATTGAAATAAAGTTTGATACAGAAGAACAAACAAGAGACACCAAAGAGACATTTTAAGAtatcatgaaaaaatcaaaagaacgAACCCTCCAGTGATACATCAGAAGAAAGCAAGTCAGATGAATCTCTgacagaatatcaatctATTTCATGGAGTTGTCGGCAGAAAGTTCATCGAGAGCCGTTTATAATTCAagaatctgactacgaatGAACTGACGGCATGAAATGGagaattgttgaaatatacaacgatattgtaagatatatgaaagagatgaattataagaatcagaaacaagacaattggtctgtacaacaaaataaacgaagccagatgaagccctaacaaaatgtcaatcgatcctggaaagatatcggatgacagtctatcgcgagacgtttacaactcaggagtctgactacgaaggagttgttgaaatataaatcaagattgtaagatatattaaagagatgacttataagaatcagaaagagacaattggtctgtaatccaaaataaacgaagtcagatgaaaccctaacagaatgtcaatcgataatggaaagatatcggatgataatctatcacgagacgtttacaactcaggagtctgactacgaaggagtctatggcatggaacatgaaatagcagttgtactgtgtgttgaaatataaatcgagattgtaagatatattaaagagatgacttataagaatcagaaagagacaattggtctgtaaaacaaaataaacgaagtcagatgaaaccctaacagaatgtcaatcgataatggaaagatatcggatgataatctatcacgagacgtttacaactcaggagtctgactacgaaggagtctatggcatggaacatgaaataacagttgtactgtgaattctatggaactagaaatggtgtgatgacgatgaaaattcttcactcgtcgtcctctcttatggttcaataggtgcgaaatgctgggtataaatactgacgtattttccagatattaatccaagttcaattagtcttatctcaattcatgatatagaaaacgaaggaattatatatctctataattgaatatcatagcattatcatcaatgtcaaaccaagttactatcgacaacggcgaagaaaacattctttccaaatacaTCCAATGTAAAAGTGTATAATCCTTATCACAAACATTTATAGAGCATATATAATTATTACTCTACAACCAATTTTGTATAGCGCCGTGGCGCAGTGGAAGCGCGCAGGGCTCATAACCCTGATGTCCTTGGATCGAAACCAAGCGGCGCTATaattttttccatattGGAAAGCGCGGTCTAATAAATAAACCGCAGATACAATACTGTTATCATGTACAAccacttcttctttaaaAAGTTGGTGGTTTTTTGGTGACCTGTAAACTTGAAGCAGGAAGATGGGTGCGCCTCTGCTTACTACAAATGGGATGTTCATAGTGGACGAAATACATATACGAGATGGTTCCAATTATAAAGATGTTCCTGGCGGAGGTGGCATGTTTGCGATGCTTGGCGGCTGTATAGCATGTCTCGATGAGAGACTCTCCTTAGGCCTTAAGTGGATAATTGACTGCGGATACGACTTTCCCTTGAGCTTGACAGAAACAATTCAGTCATGGGATACTGGTGCCGTCTTCAGACACGATACGTCGAGGAAAACAACCAAAGGTTGGAATTACTATCGTGATAACGATTTTCGAGACTTTAAATATCTGACTCCgaagaaacaaattgaCGTCAAGGATTGGTGTGAAGTTTTTGGTAAAGACCAATTACGAGAGATGAAATGTTTACATTTGTTATGTTCAAGCACTCGATGCATAGACATGATTAAACAACTGGAAAGGATACAATGTCGCAATGAAACGTATGTGTGGGAACCTATTCCTGACTTGTGCAACCAAGAATATTTTAATGagataaaacaaattgtGCAGAAGACAAACGGCCCGGTCATTATATTTTCGCCAAATGCTGAGGAAGGTGCCAGAATATTCGGCGATAAGGAACCATTGACTTTAGAAGCGTGTTTGAAATACATTTGGAAGTTTGACACATTCATTGGagacaaaaatatttgcGTATTGAGATGTGGCAAATTAGGAAGCAT contains:
- the MAK32 gene encoding Mak32p (similar to Saccharomyces cerevisiae MAK32 (YCR019W); ancestral locus Anc_1.440), whose protein sequence is MGAPLLTTNGMFIVDEIHIRDGSNYKDVPGGGGMFAMLGGCIACLDERLSLGLKWIIDCGYDFPLSLTETIQSWDTGAVFRHDTSRKTTKGWNYYRDNDFRDFKYLTPKKQIDVKDWCEVFGKDQLREMKCLHLLCSSTRCIDMIKQLERIQCRNETYVWEPIPDLCNQEYFNEIKQIVQKTNGPVIIFSPNAEEGARIFGDKEPLTLEACLKYIWKFDTFIGDKNICVLRCGKLGSISLGAKDSVTGRRSVLHLPAYHYETPNSVVDPTGGGNSFLGGFCVGYTITRDLYIANICANIAAGCVIEQIGIPTFDPIEKKWNGLTFEQRLEIYVKTNKLNYDTERICKLLENYAL